In Malus sylvestris chromosome 15, drMalSylv7.2, whole genome shotgun sequence, a single genomic region encodes these proteins:
- the LOC126605609 gene encoding uncharacterized protein LOC126605609 isoform X1, with translation MSCFQGLFFCPEADSLLLHNFCIYHISPPGHELGAASICPDDPVPSVDDLADRNLEVLNFFGLGAVMCMGLAVGGYIFSLFASVCFSDTSVRYCCALTISRDDPALSKALSSTGVATLEFYICVCNDSNRSKFCICPVNCKSKPNFEGIIRDTVGFSHERVLCWKQRCKGGICSVALERKQGKLCQTWAWRVSFGFGFGLNKRTRKAR, from the exons ATGTCTTGTTTCCAAGGGTTATTCTTTTGTCCCGAAGCGGATTCTTTGCTGCTCCACAACTTCTGCATATATCATATCAGTCCTCCTGGCCATGAG TTAGGAGCTGCTTCAATTTGTCCAGATGATCCTGTGCCTTCAGTTGATGACTTGGCAGATCGGAACCTtgaggttctcaatttttttgG GCTTGGTGCAGTTATGTGCATGGGGTTGGCAGTGGGTGGTTATATTTTTTCCCTATTTGCC AGCGTTTGCTTCAGCGATACTTCAGTGAGGTACTGCTGTGCTCTGACAATTTCTCGAGATGATCCTGCGCTTTCAAAag CCTTATCTTCCACTGGAGTTGCAACACTTGAGTTTTACATTTGTGTATGTAATGACAGCAACCGATCCAAATTCTGCATTTGTCCAGTAAATTGTAAAAGTAAACCGAATTTTGAGGGAATTATAAGAGATACCGTCGGCTTTAGCCATGAAAG GGTGCTGTGTTGGAAACAGCGATGCAAGGGCGGGATATGCTCGGTTGCGCTAGAAAGAAAACAGGGAAAACTCTGCCAAACATGG GCGTGGAGAGTGTCTTTTGGCTTTGGTTTTGGCCTCAACAAGAGAACGCGTAAGGCAAGGTGA
- the LOC126605609 gene encoding uncharacterized protein LOC126605609 isoform X2, with protein sequence MEHFTRNGCGSVSVIVYGDQEKPALITYPDLALNHMSCFQGLFFCPEADSLLLHNFCIYHISPPGHELGAASICPDDPVPSVDDLADRNLEVLNFFGLGAVMCMGLAVGGYIFSLFASVCFSDTSVRYCCALTISRDDPALSKALSSTGVATLEFYICVCNDSNRSKFCICPVNCKSKPNFEGIIRDTVGFSHERVLCWKQRCKGGICSVALERKQGKLCQTWAWRVSFGFGFGLNKRTRKAR encoded by the exons ATG GAACATTTTACTCGAAATGGCTGTGGTTCTGTGTCCGTTATTGTGTATGGAGACCAAGAAAAGCCTGCACTTATAACTTATCCTGATTTAGCTCTAAATC ATATGTCTTGTTTCCAAGGGTTATTCTTTTGTCCCGAAGCGGATTCTTTGCTGCTCCACAACTTCTGCATATATCATATCAGTCCTCCTGGCCATGAG TTAGGAGCTGCTTCAATTTGTCCAGATGATCCTGTGCCTTCAGTTGATGACTTGGCAGATCGGAACCTtgaggttctcaatttttttgG GCTTGGTGCAGTTATGTGCATGGGGTTGGCAGTGGGTGGTTATATTTTTTCCCTATTTGCC AGCGTTTGCTTCAGCGATACTTCAGTGAGGTACTGCTGTGCTCTGACAATTTCTCGAGATGATCCTGCGCTTTCAAAag CCTTATCTTCCACTGGAGTTGCAACACTTGAGTTTTACATTTGTGTATGTAATGACAGCAACCGATCCAAATTCTGCATTTGTCCAGTAAATTGTAAAAGTAAACCGAATTTTGAGGGAATTATAAGAGATACCGTCGGCTTTAGCCATGAAAG GGTGCTGTGTTGGAAACAGCGATGCAAGGGCGGGATATGCTCGGTTGCGCTAGAAAGAAAACAGGGAAAACTCTGCCAAACATGG GCGTGGAGAGTGTCTTTTGGCTTTGGTTTTGGCCTCAACAAGAGAACGCGTAAGGCAAGGTGA